In Rutidosis leptorrhynchoides isolate AG116_Rl617_1_P2 chromosome 2, CSIRO_AGI_Rlap_v1, whole genome shotgun sequence, one genomic interval encodes:
- the LOC139892774 gene encoding annexin Gh1-like: MSTITVPAHTSVTDDVEQLRKAFSGWGTNEDLIISILSHRNAEQRKHIRETYASTYNEDLLKSLDKELSNDFERLVHLWALDASERDAYLANEATKRWTKSNQVLVEIVCTRSAHDLLLAKKAYHTCYKKSIEEDVAYHTTGDFRKLLLPLVATYRYEGTEVNMTLAKTEAKLLHEKISDKCYNDDDFIRILATRSKVQINATLNQYKNQFGKDINKDLKEDPKDEYLALLRSTIKCLTYPEKYFEKVVRLSINKTGTDEGALTRVIATRAEVDMKTIKEQYQKRNSVPLEKAIAKDTRGDYEQMLLALIGCADA; encoded by the exons ATGTCGACCATCACAGTTCCGGCACATACCTCCGTCACCGACGATGTTGAACAGCTCCGGAAAGCCTTTTCAG GATGGGGAACAAATGAGGATCTGATCATTTCGATCTTGTCTCATCGAAATGCCGAACAACGAAAACATATTCGAGAAACTTATGCTTCTACTTACAATGAAGATCTCCTTAAATCGCTCGATAAGGAGCTCTCCAATGACTTTGAG AGGTTGGTTCATCTTTGGGCACTTGATGCATCTGAACGTGATGCGTATTTGGCCAACGAAGCTACGAAAAGATGGACTAAAAGTAATCAAGTACTTGTGGAGATTGTTTGTACTAGATCGGCACATGATCTGCTCCTTGCAAAAAAAGCTTATCATACTTGTTATAAGAAATCCATTGAAGAGGATGTTGCTTATCACACAACTGGCGACTTCCGAAAG CTGTTGTTGCCTCTAGTGGCGACGTATCGTTACGAGGGGACCGAAGTGAACATGACTCTTGCAAAAACCGAAGCCAAGTTGCTCCATGAGAAAATTAGTGACAAATGCTACAATGACGATGATTTCATCAGAATCCTCGCCACGAGAAGCAAAGTGCAGATCAATGCGACACTCAACCAGTACAAAAATCAGTTTGGAAAAGATATCAACAAG GATTTGAAGGAAGATCCAAAAGACGAGTACCTTGCGTTACTAAGATCAACCATAAAGTGCCTAACGTACCCTGAGAAGTACTTTGAGAAGGTAGTTAGGCTATCGATCAACAAAACGGGAACGGATGAGGGTGCACTAACTCGGGTTATTGCTACACGAGCTGAAGTTGACATGAAAACCATAAAAGAACAGTATCAAAAGAGGAACAGCGTCCCTCTAGAGAAGGCGATTGCTAAGGACACTAGAGGAGATTACGAACAGATGCTTTTGGCTCTTATCGGTTGTGCTGATGCTTAG